In Nerophis lumbriciformis linkage group LG01, RoL_Nlum_v2.1, whole genome shotgun sequence, the genomic stretch GGTGGGGTCAGGAAGTGCTGTCTCCCCTCTCGCAACGCCATTGGTCAGACGCCTACACCTTTGAGCGTGATAATTGGCTGCCGTCCGCGGCGTCTCGCACCTGATTGGTACACAATGTTACGCTGTCTGTGGGCTGAGAAGTTGACGTTTCCGTTGGCTCTTGGCTAGCAGCTGAGGCTGAATGGGTTGGGCCCACAGTGGAGAAATGGCGAGAATGGTGGACGATATCGAGTGTAGAGAGAAATTACAAAACCCCGAGCAGCAGGGACCGGGTCGGGGTGCGGCGAGATGGGGTCCACAACACGCTGGCGCTCAAGAATTGGCCAATTTATATTCGCCAGGTGAGTAGCGATGTCGCGTCTTCGCACTGACGATTGGTTTGTTCCCCCGGTACGAAATATGTCCCGTGCCGTGAAAATACTTAAACACGAGCATGACAACTTGCCAACACTAAGTTAACGACCTAGATTTAAACCTAAACACACGTCGACTATTTGGGAACAGCACACGTTGCACAATGGGAATCACGTGAGGGAGAAATAATGTGTATTTGAGGCGTTGTTGTGCTTGCAAACATGCAATAACTATAGAAGGCGAATATTGTTGGGATCATAACGCACAACTTAGTTTCCCTGGCAAATACACCCACATCCGTGTCCCAGGCAGCATGGCTCAACTAAAAAAACTCATTGTAACTTAGTAGATGATAGCTATTCTTAGTCATGGGATCATTATTCATTTCATTAAGTGAGGTCTCACACCTAGCATTCAAACCCACTTTATGTTGATATCCATCTAGCAGGTTTGGTTTAGACATTctttaagccagtgtttttcaaccttttctgagccaaggcacatttttttcattgaaaaaattctgaggcacaccaccagcagaaaacataaaaacatgaaactcagtagctgatattgacaataaaaagtctttctcgcaattgttggatatgaattcaaaccattaccaaccatgcatcactggagctcttgtctcaaagtaggtgtactgtctcgacctgtcacatcacgccatgacttattttgagttttttggtgttttcctgtgtgtagtgctttagttcttgtcttgcgctcctattttgatggcttttccTTGAaccctattccccgcacctgctttgttttcgcaatcaagactatttaagttgtgcggacgcaatccttctttgtagggacattgttgattgtcatgtcatgtacggatgtactttgtggacgctcctcaggctgtaagtctttgctgtcgtccagcattctatttttgtttactttgcagccagttcagttttagtttcgttctgcaaacCTTTCCCTAAGCCTCTATgcgttttcttaggggcactcaccttttgtttatttttggtttaagcattagacacttttgtacctgcaccctgcctcccgctgtttccgacatctacaaagcaattagctatcggctgccacctactgatatagaagagtattacacggaaaCTCTGTCTTCGTTTTGCTTCACtgctttttcttagcggcactcgccttttgtttatttttggtttaagtgttagatacctttttacctacaggctgggctgcctcccgcatattgtgatcaccacaaaccatgttcccgacgtctacaaagcaattagctaactgctgccacctactgatatggaagagtattacacggttactctgccaagctctagacagcacagacactcaacaacggcacatttacagattataattactggtttgcaaaaaatatttttaacccaattaggtgaaattgcataatctcccacagcacaccagactgtatctcacggcacacagtggttgaaaaacaccgctttAAGCAATTGGATACACAACACACAGGTTTTTTGACGTTAGCTGCTCACCAGTCGAAGCGGTGAGGAATATTTCATCGTGTGCGGGTTGCAAGTGAATATTTGACATGATAATTGTTAACCTTTGAATGGTGATTTGGATGAGATGATGTGAGCTTGAGCCACTGTTGCCTAGAGACACGCTCTCacaaaaccttgtttttttgCAGGCAAAAGGTGCCAAGAGTGGATAAGTGTCATCCTTTGCTTCTCTCTCATGGCCTTCAATTTCATTCACCTCCTTGCCAATTTCCACCTGGGACATGTGTGGTACATTCTTCTGGGTATCGGTATGTACTGGTCAGGGTACTAATTCAAAAAATTGTGTTTGCATCTTGTGTCAATATTTAATTTTCCTACTCTGCACTTCTTCGAACCTATGTGTAGCGGCAGGGATCCTCACTGCAGACTTTGCATCAGGCCTAGTTCACTGGGGGGCGGACACATGGGGATCAGTAGATCTCCCCATCTTTGGGAAGGTAGTCTCAACTGCAATCAACTGTTTTTAGTGTGGAGTATTTCTACCACCTACATTTACACCCTGCGTTTCCTCTTATTCTACTGCAGGCTTTTATACGACCCTTTAGAGAGCACCACATTGACCCCACAGCAATCACCCGCCACGACTTCATTGAGACCAATGGTGACAACTGCATGTTAACCATCGTCCCGCTCGCCAACATGGCCTTCAACTTTTACACACTAGCACCTGGTGAGTAATGCAGCAACAAATATGAGgtttcattttaatttaattctcatTACCGACCAATCAATAGGTTGTATTCACGCGACGTCACGTCTGGCTCATTAAATAGGTGAGAAAGTGGTGTGCCAGCGAGCATCTGTTGCAATTGCCTTCTGGGCGGCAGtttgcctttctcgaagaaaaatgccatgtgcttgcgttgttttaggctgttggaaccgtTTAAATCGCGAAAAGAATGAACATTTCTTCAGAGTTCTTCAATAGGTAATCCAGAAGGGTGAAAGATGTCAAGAACGCGCaaatttgcagtgatcacttcgttaaggATTTGTTTGAGATACTTTGAacatttagtatttcccatttaagtattatctagatattatttgtattttatcttgttttggagtttttaaaaagcatttttgCTACAAGTGCACCAACTAGgctagtctaaataaaagaaagcaaatgtgagcaaaacctaaatgaggtaagcttttaccaaaggcagcaatcataaatgaagcttacaGCACATACACAACATGGACATCTTTAGTTGTACTTTGATAAAGACTGGGAAAAACCTGCATACTTGTAAACAGCGCATGCAACAAAAAGGCAacaaaagttaaatcatgaaatgcaaccttaccccagCAAATATGATACATGATTTGTCTGGGAGAATCTTAATATCAGTTTCCCTGACCCAGtcccacacaaagaagttgtagacagccgtgcttttccaagttttcatctcttttgttgtgtagaatgacgtctagagcaccagatagtttgacatgtctgggaacgcgactgacggataatccttgagatcactcgacaaatctttttttgataacgtatagggatctattccattgcatagtttgtttgttttttgctcgtatctgcttttaatGGTAAAATCTAGGCCCcttgtactcagatagtttgcactCTCTTTGCTGCACactggtagtgatgggttgatgaggcgtcatgaagcgtttcgacacattgcaaaactgtattgatactgtgtcgatactgtgtcactaaatactgacatctgctggacattaaaaatccctacaggcaacctatggaccgactcaactgacactgattttatgacctagtatatacaataatataaaccaagtcattgtatttaatttaggattatttcatatcttcatttaaataaaaatatatttttttatcttttttagatacagtcaataaataatgtgaacatgtatcataacatggaaatctaagagaacgtgttgtgaatgaagaTGCTTGTGGGctgggaattattattattattttttttacacatttttatttaaaaataaaaacagtttttccaacgtattaaattttagacgatttctcttcttagttattatttctccggctgtagaaaagacccgctcacagcgcacagaggaggcgtcggtgcgacacagttcgcatatcggtcacgtgaccgaaacagctcatgatcgtgatcacgtgactttctaaaagtggtacgcgcaccgacacagggttttgttctatgagcttgacgcatgcgccgatgcatcggtgttgccggacccatcactactgcacAGCAACCATGTTGGTCTGGTGGTTTactactttgtttacttcctttcaaAAGCCACGTGACTGGATACAACCTATTATGGTATCACAATACTTGTctcacaatacaatacaatattatGATACTGTGAAATGGCGATATATTGCAAcactctacatcagtggttctcaaacttttttcaccaagtaccacctcagaaaacacttggctctccaagtaccatcagtatgaccaacattaaaatacagtagcgtagtaggcctaaatattaatttaaaaaaaaggcagaggttttatttaacaagtatatttaatatttgtagccactgtaacattacacagtttaaacagtaacactgtgtttgactaTTTTTAatggattctttggcgtaccactcgatggagcccgcgtaccactagagtcgtgtataaagagagtatggccaactcagtTTCAAGCAATCTCCtttatgattggtcaaaaggcactcacgtgactacagggtgcCATGACTGCTACTAACTTTGAGCTAATGCTATGTGTTTGCTTCCTCGTTAGTTTTTTGACGAGTAAAAATGCActgttgtgcagcatggggctgctcCACCCCCAACAATTTTGGAAGGCTTTTACATCGCTTTCCCCATAACCCGGAAAGAAGACAAGTCCGGGAAGTGAAGGTCCGCAAACAATAGTGGAGGGCCACTGATtaccagtgatgggcagtaacaagctacatgtagctaagctatgttGCTTAACTACACTTTCTATTAGCTTgacagtagcttagctactttttttaacGAGTATCTTTAATTTTAGCTTAGCTACTTTCACACCCATGTAGTTAGGTAGCTTACATctaagctacaaagagagaatatagactgcgaatccaggcaagaaaaaaatatatggagaaattacaatgacctggataaatgagaacatccatacatacatacggagaaaatccatgatgatttggtgttcgtatgatgagtcacaattggcgatGGTTAAGGCGAAaaattacggactggccaatcagaggaaaGATAAGGTGGGTCAtcaaaaccaggaagcaaaatcataacagacacgcactcatgtcacatgttgacgagggagtcagagacagaggtaCCGGCAAGTAGACGactaaaaaaacccaaaataaatatacttgaaaatggcagaagaATTCTCTCctgcagattagatttttccttcaGTGATAAAGacatgcaggaaacccacaataatgcgtgtacTTTGCCATATTTATACAAATTTATgcttttagagaaaacaatggccAATAACCTTTGTTTTTAGTGCTTACTGCTCTCAAAttaaggaacacacattaaggtgagttgagttcatgaagttttactgcacatagctattaccaactgttcccaaacaacacacaagtctttttttttcaagatatagatagatgctgtatttttactgtaggcagagaaaatgaataacaaagaaaaggcaaactaaataaatacatacagtggaaaTCGGGGACCccgagaggtagttgtagggtttcCCCAGCTGaaagacagatagttaatagtaatggaacattattgggtccatttgtacactctcagttacattaacattgatactaTATATGTGGGGCCATAGATATAGATGCCGttaaatgtagcaagctacttttgccgtgtagctagCTACAATTCttcgggatagcttcccctgtagtttagctacatttaattgagagttaCTTGTGGCTTAGCTTAGTACATTTTTcatgtagcttgcccatcactgccgATTACAGCGTCTTGTTCGAGGTAAACACACAAcatctgcgttttgttcaggagaaaacATACATaagctaatataaataataacagaagaaattaataaattaaaaagatggtttgacagaaacgtactatctttgaatctcagtaaaattaGAATAATGCAATTGGGTAACCGTCGGAGAGAAATTCAAATACAAATGCAAGTGGACAGAGTAGACATCGAAAGAGTaaaacagattacattttgggtgtaatacTAGATGAGAGAATGaacagaaaatctaaaaaaatatatacaacataaagtggcaagaaatacatcaataatgaataaataaaataagttcTGGACCTAAAATCACTCTACTGCTTGctggtgttaccatatctgagttattgtgcaaaaacatggggaaataactacaaaagtacacttattctcTTAACATTTTATACAAAACAAAGTAAGTTATAACAATACATAATGAGTGATACATAGAGttattacaaatacattggaggcagccaccacagttgacatgcTTTGCACAAGTCACATTTTGAAGTGATTGTTGGTCaaaagctaatgaagattttggtAAAATGAGGCTATTTTTATTACGTTTCTTGCGTCATTGGGTGCTTGTTAGAGTGCCTGCTGGCCACTAAACATTGCAGGAATGTAGCGgcagagtgcgtcaaatacggctgcaaaattatactttcacaaaataaaattgtgttttattataagttaatgagctggagtatgtttggaACTATATGTAgacatattattttggtttatttcgtcaaaaaaactaatgtcaaaacgacagcaattgcatTCATCCGGGCACAGCCGCACATGTCCTTGGTAACAGTCATGGCTCttgttgtttagttggccatactctctttatacttgACTCTGATTAGTGGTATGTGTACCACAGTTAGGGAATCCCTGTTCTACATTGTTCACTGATTAATTCATAAATGCATCTTAAAATACAAGTTGGCCCACGCACCTTGGGTGGCTAATGGTTAAATATTGTATGGCAATAATGAAACCTAGTATACTAACCACAATAACTACTAAAACAAAAATGACAGCACAACAATTACATTGGGTAACACAAAGAGCAACTCCCCTTAAGCAAGCGGAATAGGCTGTGACCATCTCTTGGGGAACTCCACAGTATCTAAatataaaatgtttacatttataatTACTTAAGGCCTACCATAGCTTAGGGTCACTAAAGCTGCTGGTAAAAGTAGTTAACAAATGTACTCAAGTGGTTTAAAGGTGATCCGGAAATTAATACTTTCTGCAGCCCACCAAGACTACCGTCAGCGGCCCCAAAGTAGATTGAGTTAGAGACTCCTGGTATAgggagaattaaaaaaatataaaaagcgtCATAGTACCTTTTATGCCACATCTTGAATGTTTGGATTAGTGAATCTGGATAATAAAGAAGAGATTATGGATAAACTTGCGTAGTAGCACAGGCCTCAGGTTTGTATCCTTCTCAGCTAATACCGACCGTGTTTTGTCTTCCTTTCCCTGCAGCGGAGATGTACCATATCTACCCGTGGTATTGCTACCTGTTTGCACTAGCCATCTTTGTGACCCTCACCAACCAGATTCACAAGTGGTCCCACACATATTTTGGCCTGCCTGGCTGGGTGGTGTTCCTTCAGGACCTCCACATTATCCTTCCCCGCAAGCACCACCGCATCCATCACGTATCCCCACACGAGACATATTTCTGCATCACCACAGGTTTGTCTTCGTAGAGCCTCGTTGCTGCTGCTGTAAGACTTTTGTCACTGAGACCACCTCTTGCAGGTTGGCTTAACTACCCACTGGAGAAGGTGGGCTTCTGGAGGACTGTGGAGGATCTCATCCAGGGCATCACAGGAGAGAAGCCCAGAGCAGATGACCTCAAATGGGCTCATAAAGTCAATTAATACCACAGGCTAACATCTCGCTACCTCAGAAGAGGCTGGTTCTGTCCCGGCTTctcatgctctttttttttttttttttcctcactgTAATTCATAGGAAGAAAAACTAACAGGTTTCTGATGCCATAGCTTTAACTCTTGCACATTTTGTCTGCTTTTCAAGACAATTTTTTCATTACGCCCGATGGAGATCTTCATTTCAAACGGCAATATATTTGTTAACTGCAAAACATGAGCGATTATTGTTCTCAATAGCAAAGAGGTCAGAGCTCTTTCTAATGTTTCCCTCACTTCAGAAAAA encodes the following:
- the peds1 gene encoding plasmanylethanolamine desaturase 1, which produces MGWAHSGEMARMVDDIECREKLQNPEQQGPGRGAARWGPQHAGAQELANLYSPGKRCQEWISVILCFSLMAFNFIHLLANFHLGHVWYILLGIAAGILTADFASGLVHWGADTWGSVDLPIFGKAFIRPFREHHIDPTAITRHDFIETNGDNCMLTIVPLANMAFNFYTLAPAEMYHIYPWYCYLFALAIFVTLTNQIHKWSHTYFGLPGWVVFLQDLHIILPRKHHRIHHVSPHETYFCITTGWLNYPLEKVGFWRTVEDLIQGITGEKPRADDLKWAHKVN